A single Microbacterium protaetiae DNA region contains:
- the tal gene encoding transaldolase, which produces MTTPTQQLSEQGVSIWLDDLSRQRITTGNLVDLIAHRNVVGVTTNPTIFANAVAHGDGYEQQVAELAAKGASADDAIFEITTTDVRNACEIFAPVYEATTGQDGRVSIEVSPDLAHDTQATIDQAAQLWSTVDRPNAFIKIPATKAGLPAITETIAAGISVNVTLIFSLARYAEVIDAYLTGLQKAQAAGHDLAQIHSVASFFVSRVDTEVDKRLAAIGTDAAAALKSKAGVANARLAYELYEKEFGSDRAKALLDAGATVQRPLWASTGVKDPSLPDTLYVTELVAPGTVNTMPEKTLEAVFDHGEIGGDAVTGAYADAHGVIDGLAAVGVDFDDVTQVLEDEGVEKFITSWHELQETVAQALTSAGGAR; this is translated from the coding sequence ATGACCACTCCCACCCAGCAGTTGTCCGAGCAGGGCGTGAGCATCTGGCTCGATGACCTGTCGCGCCAGCGCATCACCACCGGCAACCTCGTCGACCTGATCGCCCATCGCAACGTGGTCGGCGTCACGACGAACCCGACGATCTTCGCGAACGCCGTCGCCCATGGCGACGGGTACGAGCAGCAGGTCGCCGAGCTCGCCGCGAAGGGCGCCTCTGCCGACGACGCCATCTTCGAGATCACGACGACCGATGTGCGCAACGCCTGCGAGATCTTCGCCCCGGTGTACGAGGCCACGACAGGCCAGGACGGCCGGGTGTCGATCGAGGTCTCGCCCGACCTCGCACACGACACGCAGGCGACCATCGACCAGGCCGCGCAGCTGTGGTCCACGGTGGACCGCCCGAACGCCTTCATCAAGATCCCGGCGACCAAGGCGGGCCTTCCCGCCATCACCGAGACCATCGCCGCCGGCATCTCGGTGAACGTGACGCTGATCTTCTCGCTGGCCCGCTACGCCGAGGTCATCGACGCCTACCTCACGGGTCTGCAGAAGGCGCAGGCCGCCGGGCACGACCTGGCGCAGATCCATTCCGTGGCCTCGTTCTTCGTCTCGCGCGTGGACACCGAGGTCGACAAGCGCCTGGCCGCCATCGGCACCGACGCCGCGGCCGCGCTGAAGTCGAAGGCCGGCGTGGCAAATGCCCGCCTGGCCTATGAGCTGTACGAGAAGGAGTTCGGCTCCGACCGCGCGAAGGCGCTGTTGGATGCCGGTGCCACGGTGCAGCGCCCGCTGTGGGCCTCGACCGGGGTCAAGGACCCGTCGCTGCCTGACACGCTGTACGTCACCGAGCTGGTCGCCCCCGGCACCGTGAACACCATGCCCGAGAAGACGCTGGAGGCCGTGTTCGATCACGGTGAGATCGGGGGCGACGCGGTGACCGGCGCCTACGCCGACGCGCACGGCGTCATCGACGGCCTCGCCGCGGTCGGGGTCGATTTCGACGACGTCACCCAGGTGCTTGAGGACGAAGGCGTGGAGAAGTTCATCACCTCGTGGCACGAGCTGCAGGAGACGGTCGCTCAGGCGCTGACATCGGCGGGCGGAGCCCGGTGA
- the pgl gene encoding 6-phosphogluconolactonase — translation MAENNVKRVVIAADPQALATAVADRFYTRVVKRVRAGKTVHVSLTGGGMGTAVLRAAAAHPKASDLDWSNVHFWWSDERFVPAGSAERNEVGATEVFFSRLNVPAANIHRMAASDSGVSIDAAAQAYAAELATFAPAVDTATGPLAGDWPAFDICFLGVGPDGHIASLFPDRPEIAITDRAAVPVLDSPKPPPQRITLTRPVINSSQRIWLVLAGLDKASALGLALAGASYHSVPAAGARGRRRTVFFVDEQAAQNVPPDLIDGSY, via the coding sequence ATGGCTGAGAACAACGTCAAACGGGTCGTCATCGCGGCCGATCCGCAGGCACTGGCCACGGCAGTCGCCGACCGGTTCTACACGCGGGTGGTCAAGCGGGTGCGCGCGGGAAAGACCGTGCACGTGTCGTTGACCGGCGGCGGGATGGGAACGGCCGTGCTGCGCGCCGCGGCCGCCCACCCGAAGGCATCCGACCTGGACTGGTCGAACGTGCACTTCTGGTGGAGCGATGAGCGGTTCGTGCCGGCCGGCTCGGCAGAGCGCAACGAGGTCGGTGCGACCGAGGTGTTCTTCTCGCGGCTGAACGTGCCCGCCGCGAACATCCACCGCATGGCGGCATCCGACAGCGGCGTCTCCATCGACGCTGCCGCCCAGGCCTATGCCGCCGAGCTTGCCACGTTCGCCCCGGCCGTGGACACGGCCACCGGGCCGCTGGCGGGCGACTGGCCCGCCTTCGACATCTGCTTCCTGGGCGTCGGGCCCGACGGCCACATCGCGTCGCTGTTCCCCGACCGCCCCGAGATCGCGATCACCGATCGGGCGGCCGTGCCGGTGTTGGACTCCCCCAAACCACCGCCGCAGCGGATCACCCTGACCCGCCCCGTGATCAACTCGTCCCAGCGGATCTGGCTGGTGCTGGCCGGGCTCGACAAGGCCTCGGCACTGGGACTTGCGCTTGCCGGGGCCAGCTACCACAGCGTGCCCGCAGCCGGTGCCCGCGGACGCCGCCGCACCGTCTTCTTCGTCGATGAGCAGGCGGCCCAGAACGTGCCGCCCGATCTCATCGACGGGTCATACTAG
- a CDS encoding COX15/CtaA family protein encodes MNTRMSANQPTTSTPGLWRRFLNWLPDHVDRRVRVAAWISLVLEIAIVGTGGAVRLTDSGLGCAWPLCTPDSLFPTAQQSYHSLIEFGNRGLSFFVGLAAVAVIVLISQFRKQRRDLWALAWTVFAGVLLQAVVGGILVLFDLRPNLVSFHYIVSIVLVAVAAAFIARMGQAAGPRERVVPRWFAILTHISSFVLALTVLIGVLTTGAGPHSGDAEVTLRNGFDATLLEHVHSWPAYTLFALTIALVIGASSFAAQAPAVRRWAIGLLAVELVQIAVGLYQARNDLPPLAVGVHMVLAAIAVATMTAMVFQLKRPVTADA; translated from the coding sequence ATGAACACCCGCATGTCCGCGAATCAGCCGACAACCAGCACCCCGGGCCTGTGGCGGCGGTTCCTGAACTGGCTGCCCGATCACGTGGATCGTCGCGTCCGTGTCGCGGCCTGGATCTCGCTCGTGCTCGAGATAGCCATCGTCGGCACGGGTGGCGCGGTGCGCCTGACCGACTCGGGACTGGGCTGCGCCTGGCCGCTGTGCACGCCCGACTCGCTGTTCCCCACGGCGCAGCAGAGCTATCACAGTCTCATCGAGTTCGGAAACCGCGGGCTCTCGTTCTTCGTCGGGCTCGCCGCGGTGGCCGTCATCGTGCTCATCTCGCAGTTCCGCAAGCAGCGGCGCGATCTGTGGGCCCTGGCCTGGACGGTGTTCGCCGGCGTGCTGCTGCAGGCCGTGGTCGGCGGCATCCTCGTGCTTTTCGATCTGCGGCCCAACCTGGTCTCGTTCCACTACATCGTCTCCATCGTGCTCGTGGCCGTCGCAGCAGCCTTCATCGCCCGGATGGGGCAGGCGGCGGGGCCCCGCGAGCGCGTCGTCCCCCGCTGGTTCGCGATCCTCACCCACATCAGCTCGTTCGTGCTCGCCCTGACCGTGCTGATCGGCGTGCTCACCACCGGCGCCGGACCGCACTCGGGAGATGCCGAGGTCACCCTGCGCAACGGCTTCGATGCGACGCTGCTCGAACATGTGCACTCGTGGCCGGCCTATACGCTGTTCGCGCTGACCATCGCCCTGGTGATCGGCGCGTCGAGCTTCGCCGCCCAGGCACCGGCAGTGCGCCGCTGGGCGATCGGCCTGCTCGCCGTCGAACTCGTGCAGATAGCTGTGGGGCTCTACCAGGCCCGCAACGACCTGCCGCCGCTGGCCGTGGGCGTGCACATGGTATTGGCCGCAATAGCGGTCGCCACCATGACAGCTATGGTGTTCCAGCTCAAAAGACCCGTCACGGCAGACGCATAG
- the zwf gene encoding glucose-6-phosphate dehydrogenase, which produces MTVEIARGQNPLRDPDDRRLNRIAGPSALVIFGVTGDLSRKKLMPAVYDLANRGLLPPGFALVGFARRDWADQDFAEVVRAAVEAGARTEFREETWQQLLQGIRFVSGEFDDPDAFRRLRETVEKLDVERGTMGNHAYYLSIPPKSFAVVAEQLKSSGLVDDTADQPDRWRRVVIEKPFGNDLASARELNSALRSAFPADSIFRIDHYLGKETVQNILALRFANELYEPIWNRNYVDHVQITMAEDIGVGGRAGYYDGIGAARDVIQNHLLQLLALTAMEEPISFNAKDLRTEKEKVLAAVTLPDDLSLATARGQYGGGWQGGEQVLSFLDEDGMDPQSTTETYAAIKLGINTRRWADVPFYLRTGKRLGRRVTEIAVVFKKAPEHLFSRSQTSGLGQNALVIRVQPDEGVTIRFGSKVPGAGTQVRDVTMDFGYGHAFTEASPEAYERLILDVLLGDPPLFPRHEEVELSWQILDPIEQFWAAQDGSASGAALEQYTPGGWGPRSADELLARDGRTWRRP; this is translated from the coding sequence ATGACCGTTGAGATCGCCCGGGGACAGAACCCCCTTCGCGACCCCGACGACCGCCGCCTGAACCGCATCGCGGGCCCCAGTGCGCTGGTCATCTTCGGTGTCACCGGAGACCTGTCCCGTAAGAAGCTCATGCCGGCCGTCTACGATCTGGCCAACCGCGGCCTGCTGCCTCCCGGATTCGCGCTGGTCGGCTTCGCCCGGCGCGACTGGGCCGACCAGGACTTCGCCGAGGTCGTGCGCGCCGCCGTCGAGGCGGGTGCCCGTACCGAGTTCCGCGAAGAGACCTGGCAGCAGCTGCTGCAGGGCATCCGGTTCGTCTCGGGCGAGTTCGACGATCCCGACGCCTTCCGCCGGCTGCGCGAGACGGTTGAGAAGCTCGACGTCGAGCGCGGCACCATGGGCAACCATGCCTACTATCTGTCGATCCCGCCGAAGTCGTTCGCGGTGGTCGCCGAGCAGTTGAAGAGCTCGGGCCTGGTCGACGACACCGCAGATCAGCCCGACCGCTGGCGACGGGTGGTGATCGAGAAGCCGTTCGGCAACGACCTCGCCTCGGCGCGGGAGCTCAACAGCGCGCTGCGCAGCGCGTTCCCCGCCGACTCGATCTTCCGCATCGACCACTACCTGGGCAAGGAGACGGTCCAGAACATCCTCGCGCTGCGGTTCGCGAACGAGCTCTACGAGCCGATTTGGAACCGCAACTACGTCGACCACGTGCAGATCACGATGGCCGAGGACATCGGCGTCGGCGGCCGCGCAGGCTATTACGACGGCATCGGCGCGGCGCGCGACGTCATCCAGAACCATCTTCTGCAGCTGCTCGCGCTGACCGCGATGGAAGAGCCCATCTCGTTCAACGCGAAAGACCTGCGCACCGAGAAAGAGAAGGTGCTCGCCGCGGTCACCCTGCCCGACGACCTCTCCCTGGCCACCGCACGGGGCCAATACGGGGGCGGCTGGCAGGGCGGCGAGCAGGTGCTCAGCTTTCTCGACGAAGACGGCATGGACCCGCAATCGACGACCGAGACGTATGCGGCCATCAAGCTCGGCATCAACACCCGCCGCTGGGCGGATGTGCCGTTCTACCTGCGCACCGGCAAGCGACTGGGCCGGCGGGTGACCGAGATCGCCGTCGTCTTCAAGAAGGCGCCCGAACACCTCTTCAGCCGGTCGCAGACCTCGGGCCTGGGGCAGAACGCCCTGGTGATCCGCGTGCAGCCCGATGAGGGCGTCACGATACGGTTCGGGTCGAAGGTACCCGGGGCGGGCACACAGGTGCGCGACGTGACGATGGACTTCGGCTACGGCCACGCCTTCACCGAGGCCAGTCCCGAGGCGTACGAGCGCCTCATTCTCGATGTGCTGCTCGGCGACCCGCCGTTGTTCCCCCGGCACGAAGAGGTCGAGCTCAGCTGGCAGATCCTCGATCCGATCGAACAGTTCTGGGCAGCCCAAGACGGTTCGGCCTCCGGCGCTGCCCTCGAGCAGTACACACCCGGCGGCTGGGGGCCGCGCTCGGCCGACGAACTGCTGGCCCGCGACGGACGGACGTGGAGGCGCCCATGA
- the tkt gene encoding transketolase has product MSELRWDEIDRRAVDTVRVLAADAVEKVGNGHPGTAMSLAPAAYLLYQRVMRHDPADTGWIGRDRFILSCGHSSLTQYIQLYLGGFGLELEDLQSLRTWGSLTPGHPEYRHTKGVEITTGPLGQGLSSAVGFAYASRYERGLFDPDAAAGTSPFDHFVYVIASDGDLQEGVTSEASSLAGHQQLGNLVVLYDANQISIEDDTDVAFTEDVAARYTAYGWHVQTVDWKKTGQYVEDVQELYDAIEAAKGESDRPSIIILKTIIGWPSPGKQNTGKVHGSALGADEVAATKKVLGFAPERSFAVADEVIAHTRALGERGAEAHRAWQKDFDAWAAANPERKALLDRLEAHALPDGVDEVVPVFEAGKDVSTRAASGKVINALAGVLPELWGGSADLAESNNTTIAEGGSFNPRQWSTHEWTANPYGRVLHFGIREHAMAAILNGITLHGPTRAFGGTFLIFSDYMRPAVRLAALMDIPSTFVWTHDSVALGEDGPTHQPIEQLAALRAIPNLSVVRPADANETAQAWLEILRRHGGPVGIALTRQNVPTFERGEGAASGDTLASATGTAKGAYVLAEASGGAPDVILIGTGSEVQLAVAARETLEAEGVKTRVVSAPSLEWFAEQDEAYREQVLPAAVTARVSVEAGLALPWRGIVGDRGRSVSIEHFGASADYKTLFQKFGITAEAVVEAARETLKENA; this is encoded by the coding sequence GTGTCGGAACTGCGTTGGGATGAGATCGATCGGCGAGCAGTGGACACCGTCCGTGTCCTTGCCGCGGATGCCGTGGAGAAGGTCGGCAACGGCCACCCGGGCACCGCGATGAGCCTCGCTCCCGCCGCCTACCTGCTCTATCAGCGGGTGATGCGGCACGATCCTGCCGACACCGGCTGGATCGGCCGTGACCGGTTCATCCTGTCGTGCGGTCATTCCTCACTCACCCAGTACATTCAGCTGTATCTGGGCGGCTTCGGCCTCGAGCTCGAAGACCTTCAGTCGCTGCGCACCTGGGGCTCACTGACGCCGGGCCACCCGGAGTACCGTCACACCAAGGGCGTCGAGATCACCACCGGCCCCCTCGGGCAGGGCCTGTCGTCGGCTGTCGGCTTCGCCTACGCCTCGCGTTACGAGCGCGGGCTCTTCGACCCGGATGCCGCAGCCGGCACCTCGCCGTTCGACCATTTCGTCTACGTCATCGCCTCGGACGGCGACCTGCAGGAGGGCGTGACCAGCGAGGCCTCGTCGCTGGCCGGTCACCAGCAGCTGGGCAACCTCGTCGTGCTCTACGACGCGAACCAGATCTCGATCGAGGACGACACCGACGTCGCGTTCACCGAAGACGTCGCCGCGCGCTACACCGCATACGGGTGGCATGTGCAGACCGTCGACTGGAAGAAGACCGGTCAGTACGTCGAAGACGTGCAGGAGCTCTACGACGCGATCGAGGCCGCCAAGGGCGAGAGCGACCGTCCGTCGATCATCATCCTGAAGACCATCATCGGCTGGCCCAGCCCCGGCAAGCAGAACACCGGCAAGGTGCACGGTTCGGCGCTGGGCGCCGACGAGGTCGCCGCCACCAAGAAGGTTCTCGGGTTCGCCCCGGAGCGCAGCTTCGCGGTGGCCGACGAGGTCATCGCCCACACCCGCGCGCTGGGCGAGCGCGGCGCCGAGGCCCACCGCGCCTGGCAGAAGGACTTCGACGCGTGGGCCGCGGCCAACCCCGAGCGCAAGGCGCTGCTGGATCGCCTCGAGGCGCATGCGCTGCCCGACGGCGTCGACGAGGTCGTCCCGGTCTTCGAAGCCGGCAAGGATGTCTCCACCCGCGCCGCCTCGGGCAAGGTGATCAACGCCCTGGCCGGTGTGCTGCCCGAGCTGTGGGGTGGATCTGCCGACCTCGCCGAGTCGAACAACACCACCATCGCCGAAGGCGGCTCGTTCAACCCGCGGCAGTGGTCGACGCACGAATGGACCGCGAACCCCTACGGACGCGTGTTGCACTTCGGCATCCGCGAGCACGCCATGGCGGCGATCCTGAACGGCATCACGCTGCACGGGCCGACACGCGCCTTCGGCGGCACCTTCCTCATCTTCAGCGACTACATGCGCCCGGCGGTGCGCCTGGCCGCTCTGATGGACATCCCGTCGACGTTCGTGTGGACGCACGACTCGGTCGCCCTGGGCGAGGACGGCCCCACTCACCAGCCCATCGAACAGCTGGCCGCACTGCGCGCCATCCCGAACCTCAGCGTGGTCCGTCCGGCCGACGCCAACGAGACCGCGCAGGCGTGGCTGGAGATCCTGCGCCGCCACGGCGGACCGGTGGGCATCGCTTTGACCCGCCAGAACGTGCCGACGTTCGAGCGCGGCGAAGGCGCGGCATCCGGCGACACCCTCGCCTCGGCGACCGGCACCGCGAAGGGCGCGTACGTCCTGGCCGAGGCCTCCGGCGGCGCTCCCGACGTGATCCTCATCGGCACCGGCTCCGAAGTGCAGCTGGCCGTCGCCGCCCGCGAGACGCTGGAGGCGGAAGGCGTGAAGACCCGCGTGGTCTCGGCGCCGTCGCTGGAGTGGTTCGCCGAGCAGGACGAGGCGTACCGCGAGCAGGTGCTGCCGGCAGCGGTCACCGCCCGGGTGTCGGTCGAGGCGGGCCTGGCCCTGCCCTGGCGCGGCATCGTCGGCGATCGTGGACGCTCGGTCTCGATCGAGCACTTCGGTGCCTCCGCCGATTACAAGACCCTTTTCCAGAAGTTCGGCATCACCGCCGAGGCCGTCGTCGAGGCGGCGCGCGAGACCCTCAAGGAGAACGCATGA
- a CDS encoding dinucleotide-utilizing enzyme, which translates to MHTTRPRLARNIPFWLLLIVSLGATIGGALVVKIELDWMTTALTANTATGVDVYVGQVAVVVAGIVCGAGVVGLLLTLTIAALSGLRATTPVVSDAPAEQTTLDGAEPEVEPEAEPEVEPEAEPEAAPEAEPAAV; encoded by the coding sequence ATGCACACCACGCGTCCCCGTCTTGCCCGCAACATCCCGTTCTGGCTTCTTCTCATCGTCTCGCTGGGCGCCACCATCGGCGGCGCGCTCGTCGTGAAGATCGAGCTCGATTGGATGACGACGGCGCTCACGGCGAACACCGCGACGGGCGTCGACGTCTACGTCGGCCAGGTCGCCGTCGTCGTCGCGGGCATCGTGTGCGGCGCCGGTGTCGTGGGCCTGCTGCTCACCCTGACCATCGCCGCCCTCTCCGGCCTGCGCGCCACCACACCGGTCGTCTCGGACGCCCCGGCCGAGCAGACCACGCTCGACGGGGCCGAGCCCGAGGTCGAGCCTGAGGCCGAGCCCGAGGTCGAGCCTGAGGCCGAGCCCGAGGCCGCGCCTGAGGCCGAGCCCGCGGCCGTCTAG
- a CDS encoding glucose-6-phosphate dehydrogenase assembly protein OpcA: MIIDLPDTNVSKIAKALVNVREEGGAVALGRVLTLIILVRHGAEEEVIEAANDASREHPMRVIVLMSDPHGPDADAQARLDAEIRVGGDAGASEVVVLRAYGAAGNNSESLVTGLLLPDAPVVAWWPRETPTKRPSRSSIGKIAQRRITDAATQPDPAAWVAGLAGHYAPGDTDLAWTRLTRWREQLAAVLDQPPYEQVTAVEVRGAGDSPSTALLAAWLRLALDVPVDWEYLPEDEWAHGIKSVRLVRPSGDTLLERPEPAEAILTQPGQPSHELAFPRRTLRECLAEELRSLDPDLLYGRVITEGWALLQGGDRGEDAENG; this comes from the coding sequence ATGATCATCGACCTGCCCGACACCAACGTCAGCAAGATCGCGAAGGCGCTCGTCAATGTGCGCGAAGAAGGCGGCGCTGTCGCCCTCGGCCGCGTGCTGACCCTCATCATCCTGGTGCGCCACGGCGCCGAGGAAGAGGTCATCGAGGCCGCGAACGATGCCTCGCGCGAGCACCCGATGCGTGTGATTGTGCTCATGAGCGATCCGCACGGCCCCGACGCCGACGCACAGGCACGCCTGGACGCCGAGATCCGCGTGGGCGGCGACGCGGGGGCCAGCGAGGTCGTCGTGCTGCGCGCGTACGGCGCTGCCGGCAACAACTCCGAAAGCCTCGTGACAGGTCTGCTGCTGCCGGATGCCCCGGTCGTGGCCTGGTGGCCGCGCGAGACGCCGACCAAGCGCCCGTCGCGGTCGTCGATCGGAAAGATCGCGCAGCGGCGCATCACCGATGCCGCCACCCAGCCCGATCCCGCCGCTTGGGTGGCCGGGCTGGCCGGGCACTATGCACCCGGCGACACCGATCTGGCCTGGACGCGCCTGACCCGCTGGCGCGAGCAGCTGGCCGCCGTACTCGATCAGCCCCCGTACGAGCAGGTCACCGCCGTCGAGGTGCGCGGGGCCGGCGACTCGCCGTCGACCGCACTGTTGGCCGCGTGGCTGCGGCTCGCCCTCGATGTACCCGTCGACTGGGAGTATCTGCCCGAAGACGAGTGGGCGCACGGCATCAAGTCAGTGCGGCTGGTGCGCCCCTCCGGCGACACCCTGCTGGAGCGCCCCGAGCCCGCCGAGGCGATTCTCACCCAGCCCGGTCAGCCCTCTCACGAACTCGCCTTCCCGCGCCGCACGCTGCGCGAATGCCTGGCCGAAGAGCTGCGCAGCCTCGATCCCGATCTGCTGTATGGTCGGGTCATCACCGAGGGGTGGGCTCTTCTGCAGGGCGGCGACAGAGGCGAGGATGCCGAGAATGGCTGA
- a CDS encoding heme o synthase, translating into MTSRVAQTRQPPRPRSLGRTVRAYVLLTKPRVMELLLVSTVPVMFLAAGGLPNLWLVAATVAGGALSAGSAAAFNMYLDRDIDVRMHRTENRPLVTGEVSPRGALVFSWVLAVVSTLWLWLMTNALAAALSAFAIFFYVVIYTMILKRRTEQNIVWGGIAGCFPVLIGWAAVTGSLDWPPLVLFVVIFLWTPPHYWPLSMKYKRDYDDVDVPMLGARRDGSQVGMQVILYTWATVACSLLLIPIAQMGLVYTVSAVVFGGWFAYEGHLLYSRAVRGTAPQPMRVFHASITYLTLLFVAVAVDPLLPF; encoded by the coding sequence ATGACGTCCCGTGTCGCCCAGACACGTCAGCCGCCGCGGCCACGGTCGCTCGGTCGTACCGTTCGCGCATACGTTCTGCTCACCAAGCCTCGGGTCATGGAGCTGCTGCTGGTGAGCACGGTGCCGGTGATGTTCCTCGCAGCCGGCGGCCTGCCGAACCTTTGGCTGGTCGCGGCCACGGTGGCAGGCGGTGCGCTGTCGGCCGGATCGGCCGCGGCGTTCAACATGTATCTCGACCGCGACATCGATGTGCGGATGCATCGCACCGAGAACCGTCCACTGGTCACCGGCGAGGTCTCGCCCCGCGGCGCTCTCGTGTTCTCCTGGGTGCTCGCCGTCGTCTCGACCCTCTGGCTGTGGCTGATGACCAACGCCCTCGCGGCGGCTCTGTCGGCGTTCGCTATCTTCTTCTACGTCGTGATCTACACGATGATCCTCAAGCGCCGCACCGAACAGAACATCGTCTGGGGCGGCATCGCAGGCTGCTTCCCGGTGCTCATCGGATGGGCCGCGGTCACCGGGTCGCTGGACTGGCCGCCGCTGGTGCTTTTCGTGGTCATCTTCCTGTGGACACCGCCGCACTACTGGCCGCTGTCGATGAAGTACAAGCGCGACTACGACGACGTCGACGTTCCGATGCTCGGCGCGAGGCGCGACGGCTCCCAGGTCGGGATGCAGGTGATCCTGTACACCTGGGCCACTGTCGCGTGTTCGCTGCTGCTGATCCCCATCGCGCAGATGGGCCTGGTCTACACGGTGTCGGCGGTCGTGTTCGGCGGGTGGTTCGCCTACGAGGGGCACCTGCTGTACAGCCGTGCCGTGCGTGGCACCGCGCCGCAACCGATGCGCGTGTTCCACGCGTCGATCACGTACCTGACGCTGCTTTTCGTCGCCGTCGCCGTCGACCCGCTGCTGCCGTTCTAG
- a CDS encoding glucose-6-phosphate isomerase — protein MSFDIRVSGHVKAVVDETLTGLVADLVASGVTAQDPTLWGPDAEAEASRRLGWVQAVSVSRPLLPEITALREQLVARGVTRVVLAGMGGSSLAPEVMARTAGVPLTVLDATAPGQVLAALDGDDEGGLAQTVLVVSSKSGTTLETDSARRAFEAAFGDLGIDPAERIVVVTDPGSPLEESARAAGYRVFTADPTVGGRYSALTAFGLVPAGLAGVDLDELLDEADATLLEVAIDSPENPALVLAAAIAGGAPRRDKLALVADGTHIDSLPDWIEQLLAESTGKAGTGILPVVLLPVSPELEARPADLQVLRLVDEADEFHLFDRHEGEILVSGSLGAQFVVWEYATAIAGRILGVNPFDQPDVEAAKSATRALLEHRPEPQPPAFAIEGVEVRVSDPELAASGTIAGVLDALWSRLGPDGYVAIQAYVDRLNLAELAGLRELVAADSGRPATFGWGPRFLHSTGQFHKGGPATGVFLQITERTDVDVGIPGRPFTFGELVAAQAAGDASVLAAHGRPVVTLTLTDPQPEVLSLFEAAQ, from the coding sequence GTGAGCTTCGACATCCGCGTCAGCGGCCACGTCAAGGCGGTCGTCGATGAGACTCTCACCGGTCTCGTCGCCGACCTGGTCGCCTCCGGCGTGACCGCGCAGGACCCCACCCTGTGGGGACCCGACGCGGAGGCGGAGGCCTCTCGACGCCTCGGATGGGTGCAGGCAGTGTCGGTCTCGCGCCCGTTGCTGCCCGAGATCACCGCCCTGCGTGAGCAGCTGGTCGCCCGGGGCGTCACGCGCGTCGTGCTGGCCGGAATGGGCGGATCGTCGCTGGCCCCCGAGGTGATGGCGCGTACCGCCGGCGTGCCGCTGACCGTGCTCGATGCCACCGCACCGGGCCAGGTGCTGGCCGCGCTCGACGGCGACGACGAGGGCGGGCTCGCCCAGACGGTGCTGGTGGTCTCGTCGAAGTCGGGCACGACCCTCGAGACCGACTCGGCCCGACGTGCTTTCGAGGCGGCCTTCGGCGATCTCGGCATCGACCCCGCCGAGCGGATAGTGGTCGTCACCGACCCCGGTTCGCCGCTCGAGGAGTCGGCGCGCGCCGCCGGCTACCGCGTGTTCACCGCCGATCCCACCGTGGGCGGGCGCTACTCGGCGCTCACCGCGTTCGGACTGGTTCCCGCGGGGCTTGCCGGCGTCGACCTCGACGAGCTGCTCGACGAGGCCGATGCGACGCTGCTTGAGGTGGCGATCGACAGCCCCGAGAATCCGGCGCTGGTCCTGGCCGCCGCGATCGCCGGTGGCGCACCACGCCGCGACAAGCTCGCCCTTGTCGCCGATGGCACGCACATCGACTCCCTGCCCGACTGGATCGAGCAGCTGCTGGCCGAATCGACGGGAAAGGCGGGAACCGGCATCCTGCCCGTCGTCCTTCTGCCGGTCTCCCCCGAACTCGAAGCGCGACCCGCCGACCTGCAGGTGCTGCGGCTGGTCGACGAAGCCGACGAGTTCCATCTCTTCGACCGACACGAGGGCGAGATCCTCGTCAGCGGGTCGTTGGGCGCCCAGTTCGTGGTGTGGGAGTACGCGACCGCCATTGCCGGGCGGATCCTGGGTGTCAATCCCTTCGACCAGCCCGACGTCGAGGCGGCCAAGTCCGCCACGCGGGCGCTTCTCGAGCACCGTCCCGAACCGCAGCCGCCGGCATTCGCCATCGAGGGGGTGGAGGTCCGGGTCTCCGACCCGGAGCTCGCCGCCTCCGGCACCATCGCCGGTGTGCTCGACGCCCTGTGGTCACGGCTCGGACCCGATGGCTATGTCGCGATCCAGGCCTACGTCGACCGGCTGAACCTGGCCGAACTCGCCGGCCTGCGTGAACTGGTGGCCGCCGATTCGGGCCGGCCGGCGACGTTCGGGTGGGGTCCGCGTTTTCTGCACTCCACCGGCCAGTTCCACAAGGGAGGGCCGGCGACCGGCGTCTTCCTGCAGATCACCGAGCGCACCGACGTCGACGTGGGGATCCCCGGCCGCCCGTTCACTTTCGGAGAGCTGGTGGCCGCTCAGGCCGCCGGCGACGCATCGGTGCTGGCCGCCCACGGCCGCCCCGTCGTCACCCTGACCCTGACCGATCCTCAGCCTGAAGTGCTCTCGCTCTTCGAGGCCGCTCAGTAG